In Fundidesulfovibrio soli, a single genomic region encodes these proteins:
- a CDS encoding Fe-S-containing hydro-lyase translates to MAEYTLTTPLTDADIEQLKSGDVVFITGTIYTGRDAAHKRLVDSLDKGEALPFDLKGALIYYVGPSPAPPGRPIGSAGPTTSYRMDTYAPRLHALGLKGTIGKGKRSQEVKDAMIANKAAYFGATGGAGALLSLAIKGAKVIAYDDLGPEAIRELTVEKFPLLVINDCHGGELYAKPNLEAALAG, encoded by the coding sequence ATGGCCGAATACACCCTGACCACCCCTCTGACCGACGCGGACATCGAGCAGCTCAAGAGCGGCGACGTGGTGTTCATCACAGGCACCATCTACACCGGCCGCGACGCCGCGCACAAACGCCTGGTCGACTCCCTGGACAAGGGAGAGGCCCTGCCCTTCGACCTCAAGGGCGCGCTGATCTACTACGTGGGCCCCAGCCCCGCGCCCCCGGGACGCCCCATCGGCTCGGCCGGGCCCACCACCTCCTACCGCATGGACACCTACGCCCCGCGCCTGCACGCGCTGGGCCTCAAGGGCACCATCGGCAAGGGCAAGCGCTCCCAGGAAGTCAAGGACGCCATGATCGCCAACAAGGCCGCCTACTTCGGCGCCACCGGCGGCGCTGGCGCCCTGCTCTCCCTGGCCATCAAGGGCGCCAAGGTCATCGCGTACGACGACCTGGGCCCCGAAGCCATCCGTGAACTGACCGTCGAAAAGTTCCCCCTGCTGGTCATCAACGACTGCCACGGCGGCGAACTCTATGCGAAGCCCAACCTGGAGGCCGCCCTCGCCGGGTAG